Proteins co-encoded in one Symmachiella macrocystis genomic window:
- a CDS encoding methyltransferase domain-containing protein, with translation MNSTFYEQLRGPESGGQLRPDAEQSQLVDESSGDAYPILDGIPRFVASEHLASFGLQWNKYEVAHDDEDRATFQAKTGMPLADLTGLRVLDAGCGGGRYSKIAGEAGAKVIGADHSTAVEKAAQLCGHLPDVNFVQADLKKLPLEPASFDFVFSIGVMHHDADTRAVFDSVAKFVKPGGKMAVWLYRRNQWWQEWINDSLRRRTTTMPAEKLEPWCRRGAWLGGLPVIGKTLNKIANFSNHPNWENRVCDTFDWYAPQYQYHHTVDELSGWFRDAGFEQLRVLPPEKTGRFYRWTYERNLLIGSGVNVQATRVS, from the coding sequence GTGAACTCGACTTTTTATGAACAACTGCGCGGTCCAGAGTCTGGCGGGCAGCTACGGCCAGATGCTGAGCAATCCCAGCTCGTCGATGAGTCATCCGGCGATGCGTATCCCATCCTCGATGGCATTCCGCGTTTCGTCGCCTCGGAGCATCTCGCTAGTTTTGGGCTGCAGTGGAATAAGTACGAAGTCGCCCATGACGATGAAGACCGCGCCACGTTTCAAGCGAAAACCGGCATGCCGCTGGCGGACTTAACTGGGCTACGCGTCTTGGATGCCGGTTGTGGTGGCGGTCGGTATAGTAAAATCGCTGGCGAAGCTGGAGCAAAAGTCATCGGCGCCGATCATAGCACGGCTGTCGAAAAGGCGGCCCAATTGTGTGGGCACCTTCCCGATGTCAATTTCGTACAGGCGGATCTCAAGAAACTACCGCTTGAGCCAGCATCGTTCGATTTTGTGTTCTCCATCGGTGTCATGCACCACGATGCCGATACGCGGGCGGTGTTTGATTCGGTCGCAAAATTCGTTAAACCGGGCGGCAAAATGGCCGTCTGGTTGTATCGCCGCAATCAGTGGTGGCAAGAATGGATCAACGATTCCCTTCGCCGACGCACGACCACGATGCCCGCGGAAAAGCTCGAGCCCTGGTGCCGCCGCGGCGCTTGGTTGGGTGGCCTGCCGGTGATCGGCAAGACGCTGAATAAGATCGCCAACTTCAGCAATCACCCCAACTGGGAAAACCGCGTTTGCGACACGTTTGATTGGTACGCCCCGCAGTACCAATATCACCACACGGTCGACGAGTTGAGCGGTTGGTTTCGCGACGCCGGTTTTGAGCAACTGCGCGTCCTGCCGCCGGAAAAAACGGGCCGGTTCTACCGCTGGACGTATGAACGAAATCTGCTGATTGGCAGCGGAGTGAATGTGCAGGCGACGCGGGTATCGTAA
- a CDS encoding MBL fold metallo-hydrolase, with amino-acid sequence MKLQFLGTGGYHPTEQRHTSCVLLPDTGIAFDAGTSFFRVPSRLKTDELDVFLSHAHLDHIIGLTYFIVPLLSGQIKQVRVHGRTQDLDAVRTHLFSKPLFPVLPEFDFREIQQSYAVADGGTLTHVPLKHPGGSLGYRIDWPKQSLAYLTDTTVDPDYLEFIRGVDVLIHECNFTDDMSQWCETTGHSNTSAVAQLARDAEVGRLYLTHFDPQNDGNDPVGLEIARGIFPESAVAEDLLEIEF; translated from the coding sequence ATGAAGCTACAATTCTTGGGGACGGGGGGATATCATCCCACTGAGCAGCGGCACACCTCTTGCGTGTTGCTGCCCGACACCGGAATTGCGTTTGATGCCGGGACCAGTTTCTTTCGTGTTCCCAGCCGCCTCAAGACCGACGAACTCGACGTCTTTCTATCGCACGCCCATCTCGATCATATTATTGGATTGACCTATTTCATCGTTCCTCTATTGAGCGGTCAAATCAAACAGGTCCGCGTGCATGGGCGTACTCAGGACTTGGATGCCGTACGAACGCATCTGTTTTCGAAGCCGTTGTTTCCCGTTTTGCCCGAGTTTGATTTCCGCGAAATTCAACAATCGTATGCCGTGGCGGATGGTGGGACCTTAACGCACGTGCCGCTCAAACACCCCGGCGGCTCGTTAGGATACCGGATTGATTGGCCCAAGCAGTCATTGGCCTATTTGACCGATACGACGGTCGATCCTGATTACCTCGAATTTATTCGCGGCGTCGATGTGTTGATCCACGAGTGCAATTTCACCGATGACATGTCACAGTGGTGTGAGACCACCGGACATAGTAACACCTCAGCTGTGGCCCAGTTGGCGCGGGATGCGGAGGTCGGTCGTTTGTACCTCACGCATTTTGACCCGCAAAACGATGGCAACGATCCTGTTGGTTTGGAAATCGCACGCGGTATTTTTCCCGAGTCGGCGGTTGCCGAGGACCTGTTGGAAATCGAATTTTGA
- a CDS encoding VOC family protein, which produces MRIEHFAIYAENTIELADWYCEKFGLKVVFRNEQQPPVFFVADEAGMSIEIIGRPPRAQPIDFGDVFHFAFIVDDFDATVAELTEKGVPFEDEIQFADGAVRICYFADPAGNRGQVVYRSQPL; this is translated from the coding sequence ATGCGCATCGAACATTTCGCTATCTACGCCGAAAATACGATCGAATTAGCCGACTGGTACTGTGAAAAGTTCGGTCTAAAAGTCGTATTCCGTAATGAGCAGCAACCGCCGGTGTTTTTTGTGGCGGATGAAGCGGGGATGTCGATCGAGATCATCGGCCGTCCGCCCCGCGCTCAACCGATCGACTTCGGCGATGTTTTTCACTTCGCGTTCATCGTGGACGACTTTGATGCGACTGTGGCGGAATTGACGGAAAAGGGAGTCCCCTTTGAAGACGAAATTCAGTTTGCCGACGGAGCGGTCCGCATCTGCTATTTCGCCGATCCAGCTGGAAATCGCGGACAGGTTGTCTACCGCAGCCAACCATTATAA
- the gnd gene encoding decarboxylating NADP(+)-dependent phosphogluconate dehydrogenase, which translates to MAQCDIGLVGLAVMGQNLVLNMESRGYRVAVFNRTTSKVDDFLADEAAGKNIDGFHSLKELVASLKSPRRVMLMVKAGPAVDALIDELKGLLDPGDIIIDGGNTYFPDTNRRTQEVEDAGLLFIGTGVSGGEEGALKGPSIMPGGSEAAWPHVKELFQKISAKVGPNADIPCCEWVGPAGAGHYVKMVHNGIEYGDMQLICEAYFILKNALGLTNDELHDVFKQWNLGELESYLIEITRDIFTVKDPETGGYLVDQIMDTARQKGTGKWMSQHALDLGVPTTLITEAVYARALSALKDARVRASKVLSGPDAKYTGDRDKFIEDVRQALYASKICSYAQGYVQLDAAADEFGWKLDNGNIALLWRGGCIIRATFLGDIKAAFDKNPDLENLLLDDFFANAVQKAQPSWRHVVGTAVELGLPVPGFAAALTYFDGYRLARLPANLLQAQRDYFGAHTYQRLDKEGTFHTDWIRERTL; encoded by the coding sequence ATGGCTCAATGTGATATCGGATTGGTCGGCTTGGCCGTCATGGGACAAAACCTGGTGCTCAATATGGAGAGCCGGGGCTATCGGGTGGCGGTGTTTAATCGCACAACCAGCAAGGTCGACGATTTCCTTGCGGATGAGGCGGCCGGTAAAAATATCGACGGATTTCATTCGCTCAAGGAATTGGTCGCTTCGCTCAAATCGCCGCGGCGGGTGATGTTGATGGTCAAAGCCGGACCAGCCGTCGATGCATTGATCGATGAGCTAAAAGGTTTGCTCGATCCGGGCGATATTATTATCGATGGTGGGAACACCTACTTCCCCGATACCAATCGCCGCACCCAAGAGGTCGAAGATGCCGGTTTGTTGTTCATCGGCACGGGGGTTTCGGGGGGAGAAGAAGGGGCGCTCAAAGGCCCTAGTATCATGCCCGGCGGTAGCGAAGCTGCATGGCCGCACGTAAAAGAGTTGTTCCAAAAAATCTCTGCCAAGGTCGGCCCGAATGCCGACATCCCCTGTTGCGAATGGGTTGGTCCGGCTGGTGCAGGGCACTATGTCAAAATGGTGCACAACGGCATCGAATACGGCGACATGCAACTGATCTGCGAAGCGTACTTCATTCTGAAAAATGCGCTGGGCTTAACCAACGACGAATTGCATGACGTCTTCAAACAGTGGAACCTTGGCGAGTTGGAGAGTTATCTGATCGAGATCACTCGTGATATCTTCACGGTGAAAGATCCGGAGACGGGCGGGTATTTGGTCGACCAAATTATGGATACTGCCCGACAAAAAGGAACCGGCAAATGGATGAGCCAACACGCTCTCGATTTGGGCGTGCCCACAACGTTGATCACCGAAGCGGTCTACGCCCGTGCGTTATCCGCACTCAAAGACGCCCGCGTCCGTGCCTCGAAAGTCCTCAGCGGCCCCGATGCCAAGTACACCGGCGATCGCGACAAATTTATCGAAGATGTCCGCCAAGCGCTGTATGCCTCAAAAATCTGCAGTTATGCGCAAGGCTATGTACAACTCGACGCGGCGGCCGACGAATTTGGCTGGAAGTTAGACAACGGCAATATTGCCTTGCTGTGGCGGGGCGGCTGCATCATTCGGGCGACGTTCCTGGGCGATATTAAAGCGGCCTTTGATAAGAATCCTGACTTGGAAAATCTACTGCTGGACGACTTCTTCGCCAATGCCGTGCAAAAAGCACAACCGAGTTGGCGGCATGTCGTCGGCACAGCAGTGGAGTTAGGGCTACCCGTTCCCGGTTTCGCAGCCGCGCTCACATACTTCGATGGTTATCGTTTGGCACGTCTACCGGCCAACCTGTTGCAGGCCCAACGCGACTATTTCGGAGCGCACACCTATCAACGGCTGGACAAAGAGGGTACGTTCCATACGGATTGGATTCGCGAACGTACGCTCTAG
- a CDS encoding HAD family hydrolase, with product MSDNPLDHNFKKQHDYLIGIDSDGCAFDSMEVKHKECFIPNTVKYFNLAAVSKYARQAAEFVNLYSKGRGINRFPALIETVDLLREWPDVIRRNVEIPQLQEVRDWIAREDKLGNPALEAEVAQNPTPELSNALAWSQAVNATVDDIVHNVPPFPNVRESLEKLSSVADMIVCSATPNKALGKEWEEHDIAKYVAAICGQEAGSKKETLGQAAGHGYAKNHVLMIGDAPGDMKAAKAVGALFYPINPGAEEQSWQRFLDESCDKFLNDQYAGEYEAALIAEFDTYLPELPPWKS from the coding sequence GTGTCGGATAACCCGCTGGATCACAACTTCAAGAAGCAACACGACTATTTGATCGGTATCGATTCCGATGGCTGCGCGTTTGACTCGATGGAGGTCAAACACAAAGAGTGCTTCATCCCCAATACCGTCAAATACTTCAACCTCGCCGCTGTCTCGAAATATGCACGTCAGGCGGCGGAGTTTGTGAATTTGTATTCCAAGGGACGCGGCATCAACCGCTTTCCCGCACTGATCGAGACGGTTGATTTATTGCGAGAATGGCCCGATGTCATCCGCCGAAACGTCGAGATTCCGCAATTGCAGGAAGTTCGCGATTGGATTGCCCGCGAAGACAAATTGGGAAACCCGGCTTTGGAAGCAGAGGTCGCCCAAAATCCAACACCGGAACTAAGCAACGCGTTGGCATGGTCCCAAGCGGTCAATGCAACGGTCGACGACATTGTGCACAACGTTCCGCCGTTTCCCAACGTGCGGGAAAGCTTGGAAAAACTAAGTAGCGTCGCCGATATGATTGTTTGTTCCGCGACTCCTAACAAGGCGCTCGGCAAGGAATGGGAAGAGCACGATATTGCTAAATATGTCGCTGCCATTTGCGGACAAGAAGCGGGCAGTAAAAAAGAAACGCTCGGTCAAGCGGCCGGTCATGGTTATGCGAAAAACCACGTGCTGATGATCGGCGACGCTCCGGGCGACATGAAAGCCGCTAAAGCGGTGGGCGCACTGTTTTATCCAATCAATCCCGGTGCCGAAGAACAAAGTTGGCAACGGTTCCTCGATGAGTCGTGCGATAAATTCTTAAACGACCAATACGCAGGCGAATACGAAGCGGCCTTGATCGCCGAATTCGACACCTACCTGCCGGAACTTCCGCCTTGGAAGAGTTAA
- a CDS encoding diphosphate--fructose-6-phosphate 1-phosphotransferase yields MSPAPKNLIVAQSGGPSPVINNSLRGLVEASRDFGGIGTIYGGWHGIEGVLKEELLDLSSQSPDEIARLRITPAAGSIGTCRYKLRDHQNEDFDRILDVFKAHNVGYFCYIGGNDSMDTANKVAQMAHERGIDLVAVGVPKTIDNDVGDSEFKLIDHTPGYGSVARYWSHMVQFANEENAGSSPADPVLVLQAMGRRIGFIPAAARLADPERKLPLQIYLAEREISIEQIHDQVNDQLRRDGRAIVVVSEGLKIGDLGERKDSFGHTQFSSSEITVAQKLVNELNRRGLAVKGSARCNVPGTDQRHNMIYASTVDLEEAYKVGQKAARLAAEGESGFMATILRNDVPEYGVHYDKVPLPEVANSEREFLESWITDDGMDVTDEFVRYAAPLVGEDWVSIPMNRGRVRLAQLQPLFADQLLAKYTPQADRE; encoded by the coding sequence ATGTCCCCAGCTCCTAAGAATCTCATCGTTGCTCAATCCGGCGGTCCGTCGCCGGTCATCAATAACAGCCTGCGTGGCCTAGTCGAAGCCAGCCGCGATTTTGGCGGCATCGGTACGATCTACGGCGGTTGGCATGGCATCGAGGGGGTGCTCAAGGAAGAATTGCTCGATTTATCGTCGCAAAGCCCCGACGAAATCGCCCGACTGCGGATCACACCGGCCGCCGGTTCGATCGGCACCTGCCGTTACAAACTCCGGGACCACCAAAACGAAGACTTCGACCGCATTCTCGATGTCTTCAAAGCGCACAACGTGGGCTATTTCTGTTACATCGGCGGCAACGACTCGATGGACACCGCCAACAAGGTCGCCCAAATGGCGCACGAGCGGGGGATTGACCTCGTGGCGGTCGGCGTGCCCAAGACGATCGACAACGACGTGGGGGATAGCGAATTCAAATTGATCGACCACACGCCCGGTTATGGGAGTGTGGCCCGGTATTGGTCGCACATGGTGCAATTCGCCAACGAAGAAAACGCCGGCAGTTCCCCAGCCGATCCCGTGTTGGTGCTGCAAGCCATGGGCCGCCGCATCGGATTCATCCCCGCCGCCGCCCGTTTGGCCGACCCGGAGCGGAAATTGCCGCTACAGATTTATTTGGCGGAGCGGGAAATTTCGATCGAACAGATCCACGATCAAGTGAACGACCAATTGCGCCGCGACGGCCGCGCAATCGTGGTGGTCAGCGAGGGGTTGAAGATCGGTGATTTGGGAGAGCGGAAAGATTCGTTCGGCCATACACAATTTAGCTCCAGCGAAATCACGGTCGCGCAAAAACTCGTCAATGAGTTGAACCGCCGCGGATTGGCCGTCAAAGGCTCCGCCCGTTGCAACGTGCCGGGCACCGACCAACGGCACAACATGATTTACGCCTCAACGGTCGACTTGGAAGAAGCCTACAAAGTCGGTCAAAAGGCGGCGCGGTTGGCGGCCGAGGGCGAGAGCGGATTCATGGCCACCATTTTACGCAATGACGTCCCCGAATATGGCGTGCACTACGATAAAGTTCCGCTTCCCGAAGTCGCCAACAGCGAGCGGGAATTCCTCGAATCGTGGATCACGGACGATGGCATGGACGTGACCGACGAATTCGTCCGCTACGCCGCACCGCTCGTCGGCGAGGATTGGGTCAGCATTCCCATGAACCGCGGCCGTGTGCGATTGGCCCAACTGCAACCGCTGTTCGCCGATCAGCTATTGGCGAAATACACCCCGCAGGCGGATCGGGAATAG
- a CDS encoding Hsp70 family protein, giving the protein MLTTHAVGIDLGTTNSCIAYLNEHGEPVSIANEEGEITTPSVVLFDEDGPIVGKEAFRNAIATPEYVVMNAKRHLGHPKKCWRIRGNVYTPTDIAALVLRKLLRDAEKKIGKVQRAVITVPAQFSDAQRQATIKAGLAAGLKHVDIINEPVAASLCYVLGAEGLWFSELAHSQRILVYDLGGGTFDLSLVNYEKNQVSVLASTGNLKLGGIDFNRALAGHVRKQFIKELGLDVAEDRQSLQYLAMEVEQAKRSLSARERAALSCTHAGKRKTYQVTRAQFEKLTAGLMKRTQDITVKLLKKMNMGWAHVDVVLTAGGASRMPMVRDMLQGMSGWTLNTSLSPDQSIAHGATYYAGMLLSNSEFVHSIRNDVVVDRLAGFRQQSVSSRALGILVRDPVTSYRFPHYILPANTPLPASVSHVYGTVQPDQRRVHLHVIESGEDDGQDFVHVGGCKVEDLPENLPVNSEIEVTIHYDAAAKVHVSAREIKSGKQATAEIDRTETPATEITTPQAPAPQKKTTPARTPKPQSPPRNPAPVASRDIGSATGEDEFYRFFEDAGD; this is encoded by the coding sequence ATGTTGACAACGCACGCCGTGGGAATCGACCTCGGGACAACGAATTCGTGTATCGCCTACCTCAACGAGCACGGCGAACCGGTTTCGATTGCCAATGAGGAAGGGGAAATCACCACGCCCTCGGTGGTGCTCTTTGATGAAGATGGCCCCATTGTCGGGAAAGAAGCCTTCCGCAACGCGATTGCGACCCCGGAATACGTGGTCATGAATGCCAAACGGCATCTGGGGCATCCCAAAAAATGCTGGCGGATTCGGGGAAACGTATACACACCGACCGACATTGCCGCTCTCGTGCTCCGAAAGCTGCTGCGCGACGCCGAAAAAAAAATCGGCAAAGTCCAGCGGGCGGTCATCACGGTCCCTGCGCAATTCAGCGACGCGCAGCGTCAAGCGACGATCAAGGCGGGTTTGGCGGCCGGTTTGAAACATGTGGACATCATCAACGAACCGGTGGCTGCTTCGCTGTGTTACGTCCTGGGGGCGGAGGGATTGTGGTTCTCAGAATTGGCTCATTCACAACGCATTTTGGTTTACGACCTGGGTGGCGGCACGTTCGACCTGTCCTTGGTGAACTACGAAAAAAACCAGGTGAGCGTGTTGGCATCGACAGGCAATTTGAAATTGGGGGGCATCGATTTCAACCGCGCTTTGGCCGGACATGTTCGCAAGCAATTCATCAAGGAGCTTGGACTGGACGTTGCCGAAGATCGGCAGAGCTTGCAGTATCTCGCCATGGAAGTCGAACAGGCAAAGCGAAGCCTTTCGGCGCGGGAACGCGCGGCACTAAGTTGTACGCACGCCGGCAAACGCAAGACTTATCAAGTAACGCGCGCGCAATTCGAAAAATTGACCGCGGGACTCATGAAGCGCACGCAGGACATTACAGTCAAACTGCTGAAAAAAATGAACATGGGTTGGGCGCACGTCGATGTGGTGCTGACCGCCGGCGGGGCATCACGGATGCCAATGGTTCGCGATATGCTCCAGGGGATGAGCGGATGGACGCTCAACACATCGTTGTCTCCCGACCAATCGATCGCGCACGGCGCCACTTATTATGCGGGCATGCTGCTCAGCAACAGCGAGTTTGTGCATTCCATTCGAAACGACGTCGTTGTGGACCGCTTAGCCGGATTTCGCCAACAAAGCGTGAGTTCCCGCGCACTCGGAATTTTGGTTCGCGATCCAGTAACCAGCTATCGCTTTCCGCACTACATCCTCCCGGCGAACACACCGCTGCCCGCCTCGGTTTCGCATGTCTACGGCACGGTCCAACCGGATCAGCGCCGCGTGCATTTACACGTGATTGAATCGGGAGAGGATGACGGGCAAGACTTCGTGCATGTGGGGGGGTGCAAGGTCGAAGACCTGCCTGAGAACCTGCCGGTGAATTCGGAAATCGAGGTGACGATTCACTACGATGCCGCCGCCAAGGTGCACGTGTCGGCCCGTGAAATCAAGAGCGGCAAACAAGCCACAGCGGAAATCGATCGCACAGAAACCCCAGCCACAGAAATAACCACGCCCCAAGCTCCAGCCCCGCAAAAAAAAACCACTCCGGCACGGACACCCAAGCCCCAATCCCCCCCGCGCAACCCCGCCCCCGTTGCTTCACGCGACATCGGCAGTGCGACCGGCGAAGACGAGTTTTATCGCTTCTTCGAAGACGCGGGTGACTAA
- the menC gene encoding o-succinylbenzoate synthase, with protein MRIDRIELYHVAMPLIYPWRTAYGEDAAIHAVLCRIVSGSVDAWGESAPFAAPCYSPECAVGVFSVARDWLAPALLHQELPTSVELQNRLAIYKGNPFAKAMFDNAWWSLKSKICGEPLHRLLGATRDQIPVGADFGVMDNTDDLLAAIDTAVAEKFPRVKLKFRPGWDLEMLRAVRQQFPDQTFHIDCNSGYRLEDLPLFQEVDEFRLAMIEQPLQHDDVIDHAELQRQIATPVCLDESATNLRTVQQALQLGSCRYVNVKPGRVGGLTNAVAIHDACQAAEIPCWVGGMLESATGAAHCVALGMLPNFIYPADIFPSSRFYHEDLSSPPLELMTLPDGTPGVAAPATLPEPVTERLQQRTLEQVVLT; from the coding sequence ATGCGCATTGACCGAATCGAACTTTACCATGTGGCGATGCCACTGATTTATCCTTGGCGGACCGCCTACGGTGAGGATGCGGCCATCCATGCGGTGCTGTGCCGTATTGTGAGTGGATCGGTGGATGCCTGGGGCGAAAGCGCGCCGTTTGCCGCCCCCTGCTATAGCCCGGAATGCGCAGTGGGAGTCTTCAGCGTCGCCCGCGATTGGTTGGCCCCCGCACTGCTCCACCAGGAGTTGCCGACAAGTGTGGAACTGCAAAACCGTCTAGCGATCTACAAGGGCAACCCCTTTGCCAAGGCAATGTTCGACAATGCTTGGTGGAGCCTAAAAAGTAAAATCTGCGGCGAACCGTTGCACCGTCTGTTGGGAGCAACCCGAGATCAGATTCCAGTCGGCGCGGACTTTGGTGTGATGGACAACACCGACGATTTATTAGCCGCGATCGACACAGCTGTCGCTGAGAAATTTCCGCGGGTCAAACTCAAATTCCGACCGGGTTGGGATCTGGAGATGCTCCGCGCCGTCCGCCAACAGTTTCCCGACCAGACGTTTCACATCGATTGCAACAGCGGATATCGACTTGAAGATCTGCCGTTGTTTCAAGAAGTGGACGAATTCCGCTTGGCAATGATCGAACAACCACTGCAACATGATGACGTAATCGATCATGCGGAGTTGCAGCGGCAAATCGCGACGCCGGTCTGCCTCGACGAAAGTGCCACGAATCTGCGAACCGTCCAGCAAGCGCTGCAGTTGGGAAGCTGCCGTTACGTGAATGTCAAACCGGGACGCGTGGGGGGATTGACCAACGCCGTGGCGATTCACGATGCCTGCCAAGCTGCGGAGATTCCCTGTTGGGTGGGCGGAATGCTGGAAAGCGCAACAGGAGCGGCACACTGTGTGGCGCTGGGTATGCTGCCGAACTTTATCTATCCGGCCGACATTTTCCCCTCCAGCCGATTCTATCACGAGGATCTCTCGTCGCCGCCTTTGGAATTGATGACGCTGCCCGATGGAACACCCGGCGTGGCTGCGCCGGCCACTTTGCCGGAACCGGTGACAGAGCGATTGCAACAGCGCACATTAGAACAAGTCGTACTCACATAG
- a CDS encoding RNA polymerase sigma factor has product MCEALSAPNMIELVRQHHSLLYRYAYRLSGSAADAEDLTQETYLQACRKIDQLRDPGSAKGWLCTILRNRYLKRLRDKDHAELPLGSALESIPEPKSADAAMFGIDSDQLQSALGALPESFRSPLILFYFEEFSYQEIADQMQVPVGTVMSRLSRAKAHLRQELLQAAQCGSTRDSVTFPI; this is encoded by the coding sequence ATGTGTGAAGCCCTCAGCGCGCCCAACATGATCGAACTCGTCAGGCAGCACCATTCTCTGCTGTATCGGTACGCGTACCGTCTCAGCGGGTCGGCGGCCGACGCTGAGGATTTGACACAAGAGACCTACTTGCAAGCGTGCCGAAAAATCGACCAGTTGCGGGATCCGGGCAGTGCCAAAGGGTGGCTATGCACGATCCTCCGCAACCGTTATTTGAAGCGACTAAGAGACAAAGACCACGCGGAGCTCCCCTTGGGGTCGGCACTGGAATCGATTCCAGAACCGAAATCCGCTGACGCAGCGATGTTTGGAATTGATTCCGATCAACTACAGTCGGCTTTGGGGGCTTTGCCGGAGTCATTCCGGTCCCCCTTGATTTTGTTTTATTTTGAAGAATTTAGCTACCAGGAAATTGCGGACCAGATGCAAGTTCCCGTCGGGACAGTGATGAGCCGTCTCTCACGGGCCAAAGCGCATTTGCGACAAGAATTGCTCCAAGCCGCCCAATGCGGTTCCACCCGTGATTCGGTCACGTTTCCTATTTGA
- the rho gene encoding transcription termination factor Rho, with amino-acid sequence MAAKNSSSTDGGTEAPKRRTRRRKKATNDQESVDKAADAATKTSEPPEPVSGGDQSSETVAEGSRGGEKSSGEGGESDGRRRKRRRRRRKGGDEGGSNSSRNERSSNRNGGGNSNNSNSGNRRSRGRRNKKPGGGGGQGGGGGGPEDNVITGNVTGVLELHPKGYGFIRSPENNYSSESSDAFVPSSLIEKHRLREGIMITGGVGPGSRGQGPRLKSIESIDGNTLDEYLAIKNFDELTAINPHEQIVLETGAKPVTMRVMDLLTPIGKGQRALIVAPPRTGKTMLLQQIANSVSTNHPEVKLIVLLIDERPEEVTEMRRQVNGEVIASSMDRDVESHVRISQLIIERGKRLAESGKDVFILLDSITRTARAFNKWGGNTGRTMTGGLDVKALDIPKKMFGTARCFDEGGSLTVVGTALIETGSRMDEVIFQEFKGTGNMELVLNRRLAERRIWPAIDIGLSGTRREEMILSEENLEGVILLRRSLVSLEPIEAMEQLIKTLERFPTNAEFLTKIRSIM; translated from the coding sequence ATGGCTGCGAAGAATTCTAGTTCGACCGACGGCGGAACTGAAGCTCCCAAGCGGCGAACCCGTCGGCGCAAAAAAGCAACCAACGACCAAGAGTCGGTTGATAAAGCTGCGGACGCAGCTACCAAAACTTCGGAGCCGCCCGAACCTGTTTCCGGAGGCGACCAGTCTAGTGAGACGGTTGCCGAGGGGTCACGCGGGGGCGAAAAATCCTCCGGTGAGGGGGGGGAATCCGATGGTCGTCGTCGCAAGCGTCGTCGACGTCGTCGCAAAGGGGGCGATGAGGGCGGTTCGAATTCCTCGCGCAATGAACGTTCCTCCAACCGCAATGGTGGCGGCAACTCGAACAATTCCAATTCCGGCAATCGCCGCTCACGGGGCCGACGAAATAAGAAACCCGGTGGCGGAGGTGGGCAAGGTGGCGGCGGCGGTGGTCCTGAGGACAACGTCATCACCGGGAACGTCACCGGTGTTTTGGAGTTGCACCCCAAAGGATACGGCTTCATTCGATCGCCGGAGAACAACTACTCGTCGGAAAGCAGCGACGCGTTCGTTCCCAGTTCATTGATCGAAAAGCATCGGCTCCGCGAAGGGATCATGATCACGGGCGGTGTCGGCCCAGGTTCCCGCGGGCAGGGGCCGCGGTTGAAGTCAATCGAATCGATTGATGGAAACACGCTGGATGAATATCTGGCGATTAAAAACTTCGACGAACTCACTGCGATCAACCCCCACGAACAGATTGTCCTTGAGACTGGTGCCAAACCGGTCACGATGCGGGTGATGGACTTGCTGACTCCGATCGGCAAAGGTCAACGGGCATTGATTGTCGCCCCCCCGCGGACCGGCAAAACGATGCTGCTGCAACAGATCGCCAATTCCGTCAGCACCAATCATCCCGAAGTCAAACTCATCGTACTGTTGATCGATGAACGTCCTGAAGAAGTGACCGAAATGCGGCGGCAGGTCAACGGAGAAGTCATTGCTTCTTCGATGGACCGCGATGTTGAAAGCCACGTTCGGATCAGTCAATTGATTATCGAACGGGGCAAACGGCTTGCCGAATCGGGCAAGGACGTCTTTATTTTGCTCGATAGTATTACGCGGACCGCCCGTGCCTTTAACAAATGGGGTGGCAACACCGGCCGTACCATGACCGGTGGACTGGATGTCAAAGCTTTGGATATCCCCAAGAAGATGTTCGGCACCGCCCGCTGTTTCGATGAAGGCGGGTCGCTGACCGTCGTCGGCACCGCCCTGATCGAGACCGGCAGTCGGATGGACGAAGTCATCTTTCAGGAATTCAAAGGGACCGGCAACATGGAATTGGTCCTCAATCGACGTCTAGCCGAACGCCGCATCTGGCCGGCCATCGACATTGGACTGTCGGGAACTCGCCGCGAAGAGATGATTCTCTCCGAGGAAAACTTGGAGGGCGTGATCTTGCTCAGGCGGTCGTTGGTTTCGCTGGAACCGATCGAAGCCATGGAACAATTGATCAAAACGCTGGAACGCTTCCCCACCAATGCGGAATTCTTAACAAAAATCCGCTCGATCATGTGA